The following nucleotide sequence is from Saccharothrix texasensis.
GCGCGACGGCGTGGTGCGGCTCTCGGTGCGGGACGAGGGGCCGGGTCTCGCGCCGGACGAGCTCGACCGCGCCACGGACCGGTTCTGGCGCAGCCCGGCGCACCAGAACGTGCAGGGCTCCGGGCTCGGCCTGGCCCTGGTGCGGCAGATCGTGGAACGGGTGGACGGCTCGGTGCGGTTGGAGTCCCCGGCAGGCGGCGGGTTGACGGTGACCGTCGAGTTCCCCGCCGCCTGACCCCCGCTCAGGAGGTGACGGCCACGCCCTCGGGCGCCGCGCCGACGGTGAACGGGGCGGCGGTCTCGCCGTTCTCGGCGTCGATCACCGACACGGTGCCCGACCCGGTGTTCGTGACGTACACGAAGCTGTCGTCGGGCGCCGCCGCCGAGCCCTCGGGCATCCGCCCGACCTTGACCACCTCGAGGGGCCTGCCGGTGGGCCCGAGGACGCTGACCGTGTTCGACCCGGTGTTGGCGACGTGCACCCGGCCGCCCGGGGTGACCGAGACGCCGAGGGGCGCGTCGCCGACCTTGGTGCTGCCGGCGGGGCGGTTGCCGTCCGTCTCGATGACGGTGACCGTGTCGCTGCCGGTGTTGGCCACGTAGACGCGCGCGCCGTCCCGGCTGATGGCGATGCCCGCCGGGAAGACGCCGACCGGGATCGTGCCGACGACCGCCTGCGAGGCGGTGTCGATGACCGTGACGCTGTCGCTGCCGTGGTTGGTCACGTAGACCCGGGAGCCGTCCGGGGCGGCCACCGCGCTGTGCGGGAACCGGCCCACCGGGATGGTCTTCACCGGCGCGTTCGTGGCGGTGTCGATGACCGTGACGTCGCCGCGCCCGAAGTTGGTGACGTAGGCGTGGGTGGGTGTGGCGGCGACGCCGAAGGGGTTGGGTCCCACCGGGACGGTGGCGACGACCGAGAGGGTCCGGGTGTCGATCACCGAGACGGTGTTCGAGGACTCGTTGGTGACGTAGACGCGGTGCCCGGCCGGGTGCGCGCCGACCCCGGTGGGATAGTCGCCGACACCCACGGTGGCGGTCACCTTGCCCAATCGGGTGTCGTACACGGTGACGTTGTCGGAGCCGCTGTTGGCCACGAACACCTGGATTCGGGCCGGCCACCGGGGTGAGGCGTCGAAACCGGTGCCGGCGAGCACCGCGAGCACCGCCACGGTCACTCCCAGACGGGGCAGCCGACTCGGTCGAGCAATGGTGTGAGAAGACGCAGCGTGAAAACGCGCGCGTACCGAATAAACGGACATGAGCTCCCCGTATCGGTTCTGGAAGACCCGGAACGTCGCTGGTCCCGGGCTTGCCATCACGCTAACGGCCTAGTGGCGGACGGCGCCGCCCCAGCGCCCACTTGTCCCCGACTTGGGCGAGCGGCCACGCGTGACGTTTACACCATAGGAATGACGCCGGAGCACTAAACTTTTACGTCGCGGTAATACCTCATCGCGCCGGGGTGCAATTCGATCGGCGTCGTCTCGATCGCCGAGCGGACCTCTATGGACCTCGCCACCGGACTGGCCGCGACGAGCGCCGGCTGGGCTTGGAACAAACCCCTGACCAGGGCTTCGGCCACGTCGTCGGACATCGTGTCGTTGACCAGGAGGAAGTTGCGCACCACCAGCGTGACGACCGGGCCGCCCCCTATCTGCTCGTACGCCGACGCGGGCAGGGTGGCGGAGCCGTACACGGGGTAGGTCTGGCGCAGCTCCGGCAGCACGTCGCCCAGGTCGAGCATCCGCAGCTTCACCGTCGTGGCCAGGGTGGTGACCGCGTCCGTCGGCACGCCGCCCGACCAGAAGAACGCGTCCAGCGCGCCGTCGCGCATCGCGTTCGCGCTCGTCGGCAGGTCCATGTACTGGACCTTGAGGTCCGTCTCCGGCGACATGCCCGCGGACTGGAGCAGCCGCTGCGCGATGAGCCACACGCCCGAGTCGCGGGCGCCCACGCTGACCCGGAGGTTCCTGAGGTCGGCCAGCTTGGTGGCCGGCAGGTCGTCCCGCACGATCAGCTGCAGGTAGTCGTCGTGCATCCGGGCCAGCGCGTACAGCTTGTGCCCGGCGGGGCCCTTCTGCTTCTCCTCCGCCGCGTCGGCCGCGGAGAACCCGACCTGCGCCTGGTTGGCCCGCAGCCGGTCGAGGTTGTCCACCGAGCCCGCCGTGTTCGCCACCTGGGCGCGGGGGATGCCCGGCTCCCGGGTCCACGCGTCGGCCAGCGCCATGCTCAACTTGTGGTAGACGCCACCTGGGCTGCCGGCCGCCATCGTGAGCTTGACCTGGTCCAGGTCGTCGCCGCACGCCGTCAACGACAGGGTGGCCAGGGCCAATGCGGCCCCGACCGCGTGCAACCGCAGGAGCGTTCCCGACACCCGCGCATCGTCGCACGTCCACGCTCTACGCTGGACCCGACGGAAGGACTAGGTGCAGTGACTCGCAGTTACCAGATCCGCACGTTCGGCTGCCAGATGAACGTGCACGACTCCGAGCGCCTGGCCGGCATGTTGGAGGACGCGGGCTACACGCCCGCCGAAGGCGACGTCGCGCC
It contains:
- a CDS encoding beta-propeller fold lactonase family protein, whose translation is MAVLAVLAGTGFDASPRWPARIQVFVANSGSDNVTVYDTRLGKVTATVGVGDYPTGVGAHPAGHRVYVTNESSNTVSVIDTRTLSVVATVPVGPNPFGVAATPTHAYVTNFGRGDVTVIDTATNAPVKTIPVGRFPHSAVAAPDGSRVYVTNHGSDSVTVIDTASQAVVGTIPVGVFPAGIAISRDGARVYVANTGSDTVTVIETDGNRPAGSTKVGDAPLGVSVTPGGRVHVANTGSNTVSVLGPTGRPLEVVKVGRMPEGSAAAPDDSFVYVTNTGSGTVSVIDAENGETAAPFTVGAAPEGVAVTS
- a CDS encoding TAXI family TRAP transporter solute-binding subunit, producing MSGTLLRLHAVGAALALATLSLTACGDDLDQVKLTMAAGSPGGVYHKLSMALADAWTREPGIPRAQVANTAGSVDNLDRLRANQAQVGFSAADAAEEKQKGPAGHKLYALARMHDDYLQLIVRDDLPATKLADLRNLRVSVGARDSGVWLIAQRLLQSAGMSPETDLKVQYMDLPTSANAMRDGALDAFFWSGGVPTDAVTTLATTVKLRMLDLGDVLPELRQTYPVYGSATLPASAYEQIGGGPVVTLVVRNFLLVNDTMSDDVAEALVRGLFQAQPALVAASPVARSIEVRSAIETTPIELHPGAMRYYRDVKV